Proteins encoded in a region of the Elizabethkingia bruuniana genome:
- a CDS encoding LytR/AlgR family response regulator transcription factor, with protein sequence MSDLTVVNIDDEYPALQIIKQYCGQMEGIDLLRSFQNPQEALTYLEENKVDLIILDINMPGINGIELLQQLSYKPLCIFLTLETQYAVKAFELDVVHYLVKPVEFETFNKAINKAKDFLQFKNLSNNSPQKDFIMFKSDYIMNKVFLKDIRWIQGFGEYIILITPLKKYMILERMTNFEEKFKDFGFIRIHKSYIVLSSSISSYDSNNVYLKDGHSLPLGRTYKSTLKNIFTI encoded by the coding sequence TCATAAAACAATATTGCGGGCAAATGGAAGGCATTGATTTATTGAGATCTTTTCAGAATCCGCAAGAAGCATTAACATATCTTGAAGAGAACAAAGTTGACCTTATTATACTGGATATTAATATGCCCGGAATTAATGGCATTGAACTTCTGCAGCAGCTCTCCTACAAACCGCTTTGTATTTTCCTGACATTAGAAACCCAATATGCTGTAAAAGCATTTGAGCTGGATGTGGTCCATTACCTTGTAAAGCCTGTAGAATTTGAGACTTTTAACAAGGCCATCAATAAAGCAAAAGATTTTTTACAGTTTAAAAACCTCTCTAATAACAGTCCGCAGAAAGATTTCATTATGTTTAAATCCGATTATATAATGAATAAAGTTTTCTTAAAAGATATTCGATGGATTCAAGGTTTCGGGGAATACATCATTCTTATCACACCTTTAAAAAAATACATGATATTGGAAAGAATGACCAACTTCGAGGAAAAATTTAAAGACTTCGGATTTATAAGAATCCATAAATCCTATATTGTTTTATCTTCTTCCATTAGTTCTTATGACTCTAACAATGTTTACCTAAAGGACGGGCATAGTTTACCATTGGGCAGAACCTATAAGAGTACTTTAAAGAACATTTTTACAATATAA